A genomic region of Streptomyces rimosus contains the following coding sequences:
- a CDS encoding HNH endonuclease, translated as MSAPIRRDGLVGVLHNFSTFRAEMASDALFKCHAVKGGDVVTERDTRRLFRQDQRKVLFSLAEGRCQICSAELGEDWNADHRIPWSEGGPTTIENGQAVCGPCNTSKGTGSQYADEFQARPFQREVLFQALERIQEKQRFSVVLASPGSGKTLAYQALATHLFRLGLIDYVAVFAPRIALAVQCETTWMWVDLNKQVHGMCHLFDPAKRFGRIRHKIKETPLTKWSEPGTGFVATYCSLVHNESVFMEWGREHRGRFLLVADEAQFCGSNSDDREDGGTKSGALVEQLHEYALHTVLLTGTPYRADGQPLILADYESDPDDPKKRILVSHAQAKYSDGIAEGYLRTFELHRTDSRVSKRTLGDPCSGAGDRVLEYNLSDDGSELVPVLRDEDVWKPLVDRVVAKVRDKQKFHASYRGLISCIEQRDAKKVKKYLEERYPALRVGLAVSSETDAAQTLEDFKHQPMDILVTVRMAFIGYDCPQITVVGILTNYRHSGHLSQLVGRGLRVWKEGPPPREQSCVIVAPDDPKMEEFLRYLREEEQQGLAIIERREPGEPDGPGGTVQEEISYIDKAYATNTRASDNERNMEASTLTMIEGLKVAVDSGEDATKLLRLLDLAGLAVQEQVVPDPRSAPPAPPPQVPKTERQQVAEINAKVKDEITSYLHLRGVSVKAPGYEQAVTNATGRVNSVAGYTSAEADTVDKADRRLRAAKALSRYLG; from the coding sequence TTGTCAGCGCCGATCCGCCGGGACGGTTTGGTAGGCGTCTTACACAATTTCAGTACGTTCCGTGCCGAAATGGCTTCTGATGCGTTGTTTAAGTGTCATGCGGTGAAGGGCGGAGATGTAGTGACCGAGCGTGATACCCGACGGCTTTTCAGACAAGATCAGCGGAAGGTGCTGTTCTCCCTGGCCGAGGGGCGCTGCCAGATTTGCAGCGCGGAACTGGGTGAGGACTGGAATGCCGATCACAGAATCCCATGGTCAGAGGGCGGCCCCACCACGATCGAGAACGGTCAGGCAGTATGCGGCCCCTGCAATACAAGCAAAGGAACCGGGTCGCAGTATGCGGACGAGTTCCAAGCTCGCCCCTTTCAGCGCGAAGTTTTGTTTCAGGCGCTTGAGCGCATTCAGGAAAAGCAGCGCTTTTCGGTTGTTCTAGCCTCACCTGGCTCGGGCAAGACGCTCGCATACCAGGCTCTTGCGACCCATCTGTTCCGGCTTGGGCTGATCGACTACGTAGCTGTCTTCGCGCCGCGTATTGCTCTCGCCGTGCAGTGTGAGACGACCTGGATGTGGGTGGACCTGAACAAACAGGTCCACGGCATGTGTCATCTATTCGACCCGGCGAAGCGATTCGGGAGAATCCGGCACAAGATCAAAGAGACTCCCCTCACGAAGTGGAGTGAACCGGGCACGGGGTTCGTCGCCACGTACTGCTCGCTGGTCCACAACGAAAGTGTCTTCATGGAGTGGGGGCGGGAACATCGAGGGCGCTTCCTGCTGGTCGCCGACGAGGCGCAGTTTTGCGGATCAAATTCCGATGACAGGGAAGATGGCGGCACGAAGTCGGGAGCTCTGGTCGAGCAGTTGCACGAGTATGCGCTGCACACGGTTCTGCTGACAGGGACGCCGTACCGAGCTGACGGGCAGCCGTTGATCCTTGCCGACTATGAGTCGGATCCAGACGATCCGAAGAAGCGGATTCTGGTGTCTCACGCGCAGGCGAAGTACTCGGACGGCATCGCTGAGGGGTACTTGCGCACGTTCGAGCTGCATCGTACAGATTCTCGTGTATCGAAGCGCACACTCGGGGATCCCTGCAGCGGAGCGGGAGACAGAGTGCTGGAGTACAACCTGTCCGATGATGGCAGCGAGTTGGTTCCAGTGCTGCGCGATGAGGATGTTTGGAAGCCTCTGGTGGATCGCGTCGTGGCCAAGGTGCGCGATAAGCAGAAGTTTCACGCGTCCTACCGAGGTCTCATCTCCTGCATCGAGCAGCGTGACGCGAAAAAGGTGAAGAAGTACCTTGAGGAGCGGTATCCCGCTCTACGTGTCGGCCTGGCGGTGTCGTCCGAGACCGACGCGGCGCAGACTCTCGAAGACTTCAAGCACCAACCGATGGACATCTTGGTCACCGTTCGAATGGCATTCATCGGCTACGACTGTCCGCAGATCACTGTGGTGGGGATTCTTACCAATTACCGGCACAGCGGGCACCTCAGCCAGTTGGTGGGACGGGGCCTTCGGGTGTGGAAGGAGGGACCGCCGCCACGAGAGCAGTCGTGTGTGATCGTCGCACCGGACGACCCCAAGATGGAGGAGTTCCTGCGGTACCTGCGAGAGGAGGAGCAGCAGGGGCTGGCAATCATCGAGCGACGGGAGCCCGGTGAGCCGGACGGGCCTGGAGGGACAGTCCAGGAGGAGATTTCCTACATCGACAAGGCCTACGCGACGAATACCCGGGCGTCCGACAACGAACGCAACATGGAGGCCTCCACGCTAACGATGATCGAGGGACTGAAGGTTGCGGTGGACTCCGGCGAAGATGCCACCAAACTCTTGAGGCTCCTGGACCTGGCGGGCTTGGCGGTACAAGAGCAGGTCGTACCCGACCCGCGATCGGCACCTCCAGCGCCCCCACCGCAGGTACCCAAGACGGAGCGCCAGCAGGTCGCCGAGATCAACGCCAAGGTGAAGGATGAGATCACCAGCTACCTTCACCTCCGCGGAGTGAGCGTCAAGGCACCTGGCTATGAGCAGGCGGTGACGAATGCGACCGGCCGGGTGAACTCGGTTGCTGGCTACACCTCGGCCGAGGCCGACACGGTGGACAAGGCTGACCGCAGGCTTAGAGCGGCCAAGGCTCTAAGCAGGTATCTCGGTTAG
- a CDS encoding helix-turn-helix domain-containing protein, translating to MADDKGPSVESLLEEARLAAVMPSPEERLRLRTAAKLSRTQVAQACGVGRQTVANWEAGTSEPAPPARLAYLRLLEGLAQLHPAPAEAPEAPAAPVPAAAVAPVFAEAYSAFGPDGLVVQGEMAPCLRCGAPTPYKATDGRSLHPGGFCPAPAATPVSASPPAAAPATEPAAGAPAAAVPAPTTSASSAPAPGPDSSPAALAARNAQRHQSQRRARSAARAQADTEQLIVRAVRTELDKAEGDADAATAALIKRAIPDVMALFDETRVNARYDYTAYPALPDILHKPKKGDPDLIWEARPNWRHPDHRRHPDGPLHVTALDVNAAYLSAMKTWLPIGKLEHSTDGTHDRKRAGVHLITPPPWDHRDLPNPLGDRDEPGPLWVTESTLRLLLRLAGPKYRLLDEPPHIHESWTSGATENFLDALRVLLAGARTKAIEAGDDVTEAYVKAMYAKFVSTLGESVHNREIMRPDWMHLVRSQAFANLWNRAYKAHQAGLTVISVMGTDELHVAGDWRPVFPEGRGLGEMKVKTDRDGEPVIYTVTAPDGAR from the coding sequence ATGGCTGACGACAAGGGTCCGAGTGTGGAGTCATTGTTGGAGGAGGCGCGGTTGGCGGCTGTGATGCCGTCTCCGGAGGAGCGGTTGCGGTTGCGGACGGCGGCGAAGCTGTCGCGCACCCAGGTGGCGCAGGCGTGCGGGGTGGGGCGTCAGACGGTGGCGAACTGGGAGGCCGGGACCAGCGAGCCGGCGCCTCCGGCGCGGTTGGCGTACCTGCGGCTGTTGGAGGGCCTGGCTCAGCTCCACCCTGCTCCGGCCGAGGCGCCCGAGGCTCCTGCCGCGCCGGTGCCAGCGGCGGCTGTGGCGCCGGTGTTCGCCGAGGCGTACAGCGCTTTCGGTCCCGACGGTCTGGTCGTCCAGGGCGAGATGGCCCCGTGTCTGCGCTGTGGTGCCCCCACTCCGTACAAGGCGACCGACGGCCGTTCCCTGCACCCGGGCGGTTTCTGCCCGGCTCCCGCCGCCACCCCGGTCTCCGCTTCGCCGCCCGCGGCTGCTCCGGCCACGGAGCCGGCCGCGGGTGCGCCGGCTGCCGCTGTGCCGGCGCCGACCACCTCCGCAAGCTCTGCCCCCGCCCCGGGGCCGGATTCGAGCCCGGCCGCGCTGGCGGCACGCAACGCGCAGCGTCACCAGTCCCAGCGCCGCGCCCGCTCCGCCGCCCGCGCCCAGGCCGACACCGAGCAGCTCATCGTCCGCGCGGTGCGCACCGAACTGGACAAAGCCGAGGGCGACGCGGATGCCGCGACGGCCGCGCTGATCAAGCGGGCCATCCCCGACGTGATGGCCCTGTTCGACGAGACCCGCGTCAACGCCCGCTACGACTACACCGCCTACCCGGCCCTGCCGGACATCCTGCACAAGCCGAAGAAGGGCGATCCCGATCTGATCTGGGAGGCCCGCCCGAACTGGCGCCACCCCGACCACCGCCGCCACCCCGACGGCCCCCTTCACGTCACCGCCCTGGACGTCAATGCCGCCTACCTCTCCGCGATGAAAACCTGGCTGCCGATCGGCAAGCTGGAGCACTCCACCGACGGCACGCATGACCGCAAGCGCGCCGGCGTCCACCTGATCACCCCACCCCCGTGGGACCACCGCGACCTGCCCAACCCCCTCGGCGACCGCGACGAACCGGGCCCCCTGTGGGTGACGGAGTCCACCCTGCGCCTCCTGCTGCGCCTCGCGGGCCCCAAGTACCGCCTCCTGGACGAACCGCCGCACATCCACGAGTCCTGGACCTCCGGCGCCACCGAGAACTTCCTCGACGCCCTGCGCGTCCTGCTCGCCGGCGCCCGCACCAAGGCCATCGAGGCAGGCGATGACGTCACCGAGGCGTATGTGAAAGCGATGTACGCCAAGTTCGTCTCCACCCTGGGCGAGTCGGTCCACAACCGGGAGATCATGCGGCCGGACTGGATGCACCTCGTGCGCTCCCAGGCGTTCGCGAACCTGTGGAACCGCGCCTACAAGGCCCACCAGGCCGGCCTGACCGTCATCAGCGTCATGGGCACCGACGAGCTGCACGTCGCCGGCGACTGGCGCCCGGTCTTCCCCGAGGGCCGGGGCCTGGGGGAGATGAAGGTCAAGACCGACCGCGACGGCGAACCCGTCATCTACACCGTCACCGCGCCTGACGGAGCCCGCTGA